In one window of Notolabrus celidotus isolate fNotCel1 chromosome 17, fNotCel1.pri, whole genome shotgun sequence DNA:
- the LOC117829012 gene encoding microtubule-associated protein futsch-like isoform X2 encodes MPAPKGGADSHDAQPQMKKLDEDGEALPSKTAPAPHNSSLKAEEKTEAHRTKIKRSASAERGIIPAKSSKQSSPSEDSSKTISDPPVKKAKLLKATSASCGDAPSEKEISKASLKRTASTDSEDEFSGDGSKTGFFRERDEGDKARCIRKYSNRVKAKRKAEEPLSDPQDTSQESPTEPPGTIQMDHNYGRFSDSSSSQSLGETFHEEKKEFVTESEGQESVVHATQAESKDTVVFAAESKHEEIQTLKSQRLTDNEAPASSREIFDCYTAKVPDTPGVTSEAGESEKKDIEDYTKSQKGTVGVTHASPVEKLYCSTGEENLSAGVEVLSHETSNGRIPERQTEDNPMTTTESVGNPMTQTDLSFKIQVTFKAESKSEHLDAVSNQVPDTNMNSCDVNKVRKSEEKVEGSERKDVKFLASQTVDGPPPLIDQQLSPEVIEKTTKSCTETLKSDCKAVQEQNQRDVLAGCVTASEGQIDVDTKTKITSEEKSDSAQRHKNHRLTTTEIPVEVRENSLSMEEEKKIPQYLNVRKDTQASETYQQQKLSIQAATVEIQSQRSQDVFEQGTDISTKFSQDYVVNSKRTENEDKVGIEPATGLESQIRTETQMTPTSESSNQTPAGEVNNQGVSECTADILIQGQQDVVIENSEMFENKDMGNDDSTSGPEDVTAVTPVVYTMEVPSWECSEVSEKTSDMSDKIQRLPVANCQDTEDDGSIHAECVNAAADIQINMGRQTTATLSEVSDAAPTIEAEVQKSQKATKPPADISENVHEGFTVQTPETENESRINTGGGIATKNQREMDLQTTTTPGEFSDQAVTVENQQKSGQDVSEPTTDIEVQRDFINAETENEERKGNVITESGDSAENQTEMDSQAATEEIIIPISPVEIQSQEVNELNTKYIVTSGFENSKVTSKSDVAPDVLIDMETPVTAVANGIPNPLPLVDAGNTENQNMQPNSRVENMQANLDLIGGLIGSADSTLPEETGRQLINEVKDEDAIVCSDKDEKAVRNNEGHVEGTGSHEVLVFVCDQPDDTNVVIQAPEEIKTHNRPEIEIHENQVVYEPISSPESNDEREIPAASENHNGMSLLDVQITETQQIEGDSSAKEENREICNQQLDAAEQQICASDSQEVEMEVQTISVPESCVSAQFEQGETSVDGKQVAVISSSDDISTPDGQSEVAAKKSERNGYPHCIGGAEVSEQVQEDAGLEGVSDVTVTTTTATTEVEIPDSTSQEFVMLEPVHESEIHFDIVTQAAAVSGLSVSLTEQVNPDSAFLSDEGKHKVLNGSELAISISEAEVSHCQTTGELEYPTVSNSHEVLDLETKQGVEISSEIGVEVIQNNDQSQQPSSDMMDVNIPEIETTNSQVINEDSNALVSEHPESNVILQEVQLLEDIEIAHEIVVAEDDNEEDSDILIIEKPQETPDIIPDKISEIKVETKKDKNRATNLKQNSTSVEKPKKQEMNTQARTKARLAALAEQKAAAAKKPANRQQMNLLALCQEIAEDIATDSMLLKRIEEEKQAAAAVAAAASAAALALAAAKSEATKKESQPENTQEVETVNVATPAGPEGCSAPVTPATKEESVAQVSPAVSAEAKPAAETPKRRFFITQVSVPLKAHEKKKLTRYQRLRQVELQREKMSWARVKKLKSDQANQMFSDMDWQGPMSSFSVTPVTLASQPPASPSKTSLPSPSSASKPATPKAEVSEVDSPKVEPSKAEPTKTEPPKSDPTNAQPAKTEPTKPEVATTQASKNGTPVAETRKSTRLSKVQASKVTTTPGPAPKVTRSPAKRTLPAVPPPMPNGLKAQKQKPVEYIPYKPRPKYTFEDFELDDDPLPTAPKRPITQTRPTQPTRPNVQSNPTAQAKPTVSSQLANQAKLKAQTTPTGQISGQSKPSCSPSPQSKAAVTTTPQSKAPTTKSAPSAQAQLKSPALTTTHPKAASAPGQSKPAASASLQLKPTGDGVPSQIKQSTSTSRPPAGSTTSETKPAAAASKAAPQPPNPTSSDDSKCNETADLPSSANISVAADVNSKGSDVKCEEKLAGAAGDPPPEVKTETDKTSEPSQGAVKPKEGETPLSDASLQKEVKKLKEADKDGTQTIIDAGQKHFGAVACSVCGMLYSAANPEDESQHLLFHNQFISAVRYVGWKKERILAEFPDGKIILVLPDDPKYALKKVEEIREMVDNDLGFQQVETKCPSKTKTFLFISNDKKVGGCLIAEHIQEGYRVIEEPAPQGSEGEKVMFERQRAWCCSTTAEPAICGISRIWVVSMMRRQSIASRMLECLRNNFIYGSYLSKDEIAFSDPTPDGKLFATHYFGTSQFLVYNFVSGTPMSQPKTDAV; translated from the exons ATGCCAGCCCCAAAAGGAGGAGCAGATTCCCATGATGCTCAGCCTCAGATGAAGAAGCTGGATGAGGATGGGGAGGCTCTGCCATCCAAAACTGCACCAGCTCCACATAATAGTTCCCTCAAAgcagaagaaaagacagaagcCCACCGAACTAAGATAAAACGGTCTGCTTCGGCAGAAAGAGGAATTATACCTGCCAAGTCATCTAAACAGAGTTCCCCTTCAGAGGATTCCAGCAAAACCATCTCTGATCCACCTGTTAAAAAAGCCAAGCTCCTAAAAGCCACAAGTGCCTCCTGCGGAGATGCTCCCTCAGAGAAAGAGATCTCCAAAGCTTCACTAAAGCGGACAGCCTCCACAGACTCTGAGGATGAGTTTAGTGGTGATGGTAGTAAGACTGGCTTCtttagagagagggatgaaggagaTAAAGCCCGCTGCATCCGGAAATATTCAAACAGAGTCAAAGCTAAGCGTAAAGCTGAAGAGCCCCTGTCTGACCCACAGGACACGAGCCAGGAGTCACCAACTGAACCGCCTGGCACTATTCAGATGGACCACAATTATGGTAGATTTTCTGATTCATCAAGTTCTCAGAGTCTGGGGGAGACTTTTCACGAGGAGAAAAAAGAATTTGTTACTGAAAGTGAGGGTCAAGAAAGTGTAGTTCATGCCACACAAGCAGAATCAAAGGACACTGTGGTATTTGCTGCTGAAAGTAAACATGAGgaaattcaaactttaaaaagccAGAGGCTCACAGATAATGAAGCACCAGCATCTTCCAGAGAAATATTTGACTGTTACACTGCAAAAGTTCCAGATACACCTGGCGTCACATCTGAGGCAGGAGAAAGTGAAAAGAAGGACATTGAGGATTACACAAAGAGTCAGAAAGGCACTGTtggtgtaacacatgcatctcCTGTGGAAAAGCTCTATTGTAGTACTGGAGAGGAAAATCTTTCTGCAGGTGTAGAAGTGTTGTCTCATGAAACAAGCAATGGTAGAATaccagagagacagactgaggaCAATCCAATGACAACAACAGAGTCTGTTGGAAATCCAATGACTCAAACAGACCTCAGTTTCAAAATTCAAGTTACTTTTAAAGCAGAATCAAAATCTGAGCATCTGGACGCGGTAAGCAATCAGGTACCAGATACAAATATGAACTCATGTGACGTGAACAAAGTTAGAAAGTCAGAAGAAAAGGTTGAAGGTAGTGAAAGAAAAGACGTTAAATTCCTAGCAAGTCAGACTGTTGATGGACCTCCTCCTTTAATTGATCAACAGTTAAGTCCAGAGGTGATTGAAAAGACGACTAAGAGCtgtactgaaacactgaaatcagattGTAAGGCTGTCCAAGAGCAAAATCAAAGAGACGTGCTTGCTGGTTGTGTCACAGCTTCAGAGGGTCAGATAGATGTCGACACAAAGACTAAAATAACATCAGAGGAGAAGTCTGACTCAGCACAAAGACACAAGAACCACAGGCTGACAACTACAGAAATACCTGTTGAAGTCAGAGAAAATTCTTTAAGtatggaagaagaaaagaagatacCACAGTATCTTAACGTCAGAAAGGATACGCAGGCTTCAGAAACATATCAGCAGCAGAAACTGTCCATTCAAGCTGCTACAGTGGAAATACAAAGCCAAAGGAGCCAAGACGTCTTTGAACAGGGCACAGACATTTCTACAAAATTCAGTCAGGATTATGTTGTCAATTCCAAAAGAACTGAAAATGAAGACAAAGTGGGAATTGAACCGGCTACTGGACTTGAGAGTCAAAtcagaacagaaacacagatgacTCCGACTTCAGAGTCTTCTAATCAAACACCTGCAGGTGAAGTAAACAACCAGGGAGTCAGTGAATGCACCGCAGACATATTGATTCAGGGTCAACAGGATGTTGTGATTGAAAAttctgaaatgtttgaaaacaaAGACATGGGAAACGATGATTCTACGAGTGGACCTGAGGATGTGACTGCAGTGACACCTGTGGTTTATACAATGGAGGTACCAAGCTGGGAGTGTTCAGAAGTCAGTGAAAAAACCTCAGACATGTCTGATAAAATCCAGAGACTTCCAGTCGCAAATTGCCAGGACACTGAAGATGATGGCAGCATTCATGCTGAATGTGTTAATGCTGCTGCTGATATTCAAATAAACATGGGCAGGCAGACTACCGCAACATTGTCAGAGGTTTCTGATGCAGCACCAACAATAGAAGCAGAAGTTCAGAAGAGCCAAAAAGCTACTAAACCTCCAGCAGACATATCTGAAAACGTGCATGAAGGATTCACAGTTCAGACTCCTGAGACTGAGAATGAAAGCAGGATAAACACAGGAGGCGGCATTGCAACTAAGAATCAAAGAGAAATGGATTTGCAGACAACGACAACGCCAGGAGAGTTTTCTGATCAAGCAGTAACAGTAGAAAATCAACAGAAGAGTGGTCAAGATGTCAGTGAACCTACCACAGATATTGAAGTACAGAGGGACTTTATCAATGCTGAAACtgagaatgaagaaagaaaaggaaatgtaaTCACAGAATCTGGGGATTCTGCTGAGAATCAAACAGAAATGGATTCACAAGCAGCAACAGAGGAGATTATTATTCCAATATCACCTGTGGAAATACAAAGCCAGGAGGTCAATGAACTCAACACAAAATATATCGTGACTTCAGGTTTTGAGAATAGCAAGGTTACTTCCAAATCTGATGTTGCACCAGATGTTCTCATTGATATGGAAACCCCAGTAACAGCTGTGGCAAATGGCATCCCAAATCCTCTTCCTTTGGTGGATGCTGGGAATacagaaaatcaaaacatgcaGCCAAACTCAAGAGTTGAGAATATGCAAGCAAATTTGGATCTGATCGGTGGATTGATAGGAAGTGCAGATTCTACATTACCAGAGGAAACAGGGAGGCAACTAATTAATGAGGTCAAAGACGAGGATGCGATCGTTTGCTCTGATAAGGATGAGAAAGCAGTGAGAAATAATGAAGGGCATGTTGAAGGAACTGGAAGCCATGAGgtattagtttttgtttgtgaccAACCAGACGACACTAATGTTGTAATTCAGGCACCAGAAGAGATTAAGACACATAACCGGCCAGAGATTGAGATCCATGAAAACCAGGTGGTGTATGAGCCTATTAGCAGTCCGGAGAGTAATGATGAAAGAGAGATTCCTGCAGCATCAGAGAACCATAACGGTATGTCGTTACTGGATGTACAGATCACTGAGACCCAGCAGATTGAAGGAGATTCAtctgcaaaagaagaaaacagggaAATCTGTAACCAACAGTTGGATGCTGCGGAGCAACAAATTTGTGCCTCTGACAGCCAAGAAGTTGAAATGGAAGTGCAGACGATCAGTGTGCCAGAGAGTTGTGTCTCTGCACAGTTTGAGCAGGGTGAAACAAGTGTGGATGGGAAGCAAGTGGCAGTGATCAGCTCCAGTGATGACATCAGCACACCAGATGGCCAGTCTGAAGTTGCGGCaaagaaaagtgaaagaaaCGGGTATCCACACTGCATAGGTGGTGCAGAGGTTTCTGAACAGGTGCAGGAGGACGCTGGACTAGAAGGGGTGTCGGACGTCACAGTGACGACAACTACGGCCACAACTGAAGTTGAAATACCAGACAGTACATCCCAGGAGTTTGTAATGTTGGAACCAGTCCATGAGAGTGAAATTCACTTTGATATTGTCACTCAAGCAGCTGCAGTATCAGGGTTGTCGGTCTCACTCACGGAGCAGGTGAATCCAGACAGTGCTTTTCTTAGTGATGAGGGAAAACACAAAGTGTTGAATGGTTCAGAGCTAGCCATTTCCATCTCTGAGGCAGAAGTGTCTCACTGTCAAACAACTGGCGAGCTTGAGTATCCAACAGTGTCCAATTCACATGAGGTTTTAGATTTGGAGACCAAGCAGGGGGTTGAAATTTCTTCTGAGATTGGTGTTGAAGTTATTcaaaataatgaccaaagtCAGCAACCCTCATCTGACATGATGGATGTTAATATCCCAGAGATTGAAACAACAAACTCTCAGGTCATAAATGAAGATAGCAATGCACTGGTGTCTGAGCATCCTGAAAGTAATGTGATTTTACAAGAAGTGCAGCTTctggaggacattgagattgcaCATGAGATTGTAGTTGCAGAGGACGATAATGAGGAAGATAGTGACATTCTAATAATAGAGAAGCCTCAAGAAACGCCGGACATCATCCCCGATAAAATCTCTGAGATAAAGGTTGAGacaaagaaagataaaaatCGTGCAACCAACTTGAAACAGAACAGCACATCTGTAGAAAAACCCAAGAAACAAGAAATGAACACTCAGGCCAGAACCAAAGCTCGCCTGGCAGCTCTGGCTGAGCAAAAGGCTGCAGCAGCTAAGAAACCAGCAAACAGACAGCAGATGAATCTCTTGGCACTGTGTCAGGAGATAGCAGAGGACATTGCAACTGACAGCATGCTGTTGAAGAGGATAGAGGAAGAAaagcaagcagcagcagctgtggcgGCGGCGGCATCAGCAGCTGCGTTGGCGTTAGCAGCAGCCAAGAGCGAGGCCACCAAGAAGGAAAGTCAACCTGAGAACACACAGGAAGTAGAAACTGTTAATGTTGCTACACCTGCAGGACCAGAAGGATGCTCTGCTCCTGTGACCCCTGCTACTAAGGAGGAATCTGTAGCCCAGGTCTCCCCAGCTGTTTCAGCTGAGGCTAAGCCTGCTGCAGAGACTCCAAAAAGACGCTTCTTTATCACACAGGTTTCTGTACCACTGAAAGCCCacgagaagaagaagctgacgAGATATCAGAGACTAAGACAGgttgagctgcagagagagaaaatgtcttGGGCACGAGTCAAGAAACTTAAGTCTGACCAAGCAAATCAGATGTTTTCGGACATGGACTGGCAAGGACCCATGTCTTCATTctctgtgactcctgtgaccctGGCTTCTCAACCTCCAGCAAGTCCATCCAAAACCTCTCTCCCAAGTCCCTCCTCCGCTAGCAAGCCTGCAACACCCAAGGCAGAAGTTTCAGAAGTTGATAGTCCAAAAGTTGAGCCCAGTAAAGCTGAACCCACTAAAACGGAACCCCCTAAAAGTGACCCTACCAACGCACAACCTGCCAAAACTGAGCCCACCAAACCTGAAGTTGCCACAACTCAGGCCTCTAAAAATGGGACCCCTGTTGCTGAAACCCGTAAATCTACAAGGCTAAGTAAGGTTCAAGCTTCTAAAGTGACCACAACTCCAGGGCCGGCTCCAAAAGTGACCAGATCACCTGCCAAGAGGACCCTCCCAGCAGTACCTCCTCCCATGCCCAATGGACTTAAAGCCCAAAAACAGAAGCCTGTTGAGTACATTCCATACAAACCCAGACCAAAGTATACCTTTGAAGACTTTGAACTGGATGATGACCCGTTACCTACAGCTCCAAAAAGGCCAATCACTCAGACAAGGCCCACACAGCCGACACGACCAAACGTTCAGTCAAACCCCACAGCTCAAGCTAAACCCACTGTTTCATCACAACTTGCAAATCAGGCAAAACTCAAAGCCCAGACCACACCTACTGGACAAATCTCAGGTCAGTCAAAGCCCTCTTGCTCCCCAAGTCCACAGTCAAAGGCTGCTGTCACAACAACACCTCAGTCAAAGGCCCCAACTACTAAAAGTGCCCCCTCAGCCCAAGCTCAATTAAAGTCTCCTGCTTTGACGACGACTCATCCAAAAGCTGCTTCAGCTCCTGGCCAGTCCAAGCCAGCTGCTTCTGCTTCACTCCAGTTAAAGCCTACTGGTGACGGAGTTCCATCCCAGATCAAGCAGTCCACTTCAACATCACGTCCGCCTGCTGGTTCAACCACATCTGAAAcaaaacctgctgctgctgcctctaaGGCTGCTCCTCAACCCCCAAATCCAACGTCATCAGACGACAGCAAATGCAAC GAAACGGCTGATTTGCCTTCCTCTGCCAACATCTCTGTCGCTGCAGACGTAAACTCTAAGGGGTCTGATGTGAAGTGTGAAGAAAAACTTGCAG GTGCTGCCGGTGATCCTCCTCCCGAAGTTAAAACAGAAACGGACAAGACATCTGAACCTTCTCAAGG agcagtgaagccaaaagaagGCGAGACTCCTCTCTCTGATGCTTCTCTGcaaaaagaagtgaagaaaCTAAAGGAGGCAGATAAAGACGGCACCCAAACCATTATT GACGCAGGACAGAAGCATTTCGGAGCGGTggcctgcagtgtgtgtgggaTGCTCTATTCAGCTGCCAACCCTGAAGATGAATCTCAGCATTTACTCTTCCACAACCAGTTCATCAGCGCTGTCAGATACGTG ggatggaagaaagagaggattCTGGCTGAGTTTCCTGATGGAAAAATCATCCTTGTCCTGCCAGATGATCCTAAATATGCTCTGAAGAAG